The genomic window TCCGACCGCCGACGAGGGCCCGTCCATCTCATCGACTCCCGGACGCGTCCGGAGGAGGATCTCCAGGCCCTTCAACTCGCCCACGGATCCCGCGGCCACCTGGATCTCCAGGTCCACCCCCGCGTCGCCTTCGCACGGGCTCCAGCTCGCGCGGACGCGGAGGTCTCCCCATCCCTGCGGGGCGTAGGTCGCTTCGATCCGCGACCGGAACAGCTCCAGCTTGGCGAGCGTCCGGCCGCAGAGCGCGGAGCTATCGACTCGGCCCCGGGCACCGACACCGGCCAGGCCCAGCCAGATGGGGCCGGACTGTCCGGATGGTCGAAGCCCGGGCTCCTGCCCGTCCGCAGCCAGCTCCCAGAGCCGGCCGCCCCATTCCAGTCGGAAAGTCGTGCCTGATCCTTGCCAAATCCTCTGGGACACCATGCCGTCTCGCGTCGAGGCGGGGCCGCGAGGAGAATCCGGGCCACGACTCGCAAAAAATAAAACCCCGCCGACCCGTATCGCTACGGGCCGACGGGGCCGGAACAGAGAAGAGGCCGTATGATCGAAGCCGATGCTTCGGCCAACCGCGTATCGACCCGCGGGAAGATACGTCACGGCCGGCAATTGTTAGAGTACTTGGCGGTACTTCGTTGTCAAGGCCCTGACACAAGTGTCTGCGACTTTTTCGATGCGTTGTCGATCGCTATTAGCTCTTACCCGTACCGGATATGGATAATTTAGGCCTGTCGGCCCGGATGTACTCCTGATTGGATGTCACGTCCTCATGCCAGCAGGTCCTTCAGGACTCTGCCGTGAACGTCGGTGAGGCGTCGATCGATGCCGTCGTGGCGAAAGGTCAGCCGTTCGTGATCGATGCCCAGTAAGTGCAACAGCGTGGCGTGGAGGTCGTAGACCTCGGTGCGGCGGCTCGGGTCCAGCGGCTTGTAGCCCCACGGGTCGCTCTCGCCCGCGCAGGCCCCGGGCCGGACTCCGCCGCCGCAGACCCAGCTGGTGAAGGCGAACGGGTTGTGATCGCGTCCGCGCCCGCCCTGCGAGCTGGGCATGCGGCCGAACTCCGTCGTCCAGTAGACGATCGTGTCCTCCAGCAGCCCTCGCTGCTTCAGGTCGAGGATGAGTGCGAAGGCGCCTCGGGCCATCCCGCGGGCCAGCGGGCCGTGGTCGCGTTCGACGTCCTCGTGGGAATCCCAGTTGCGTCGCGGGAAGCCGTTGTCGTTGCCGCTCCAGACCTGGACGAAACGGACGCCCCGCTCCAGCAGCCGGCGGGCGATGAGGCATTTCAGGCCGAAATGCCAGGTCTCCTCGGGGGCGTTGATCGCGGCCGGCCAGTCCCGCGGGCCGTCCTCGAGCCCGTACATCCGCAGGATGTGACGCGGCTCGTCGCGGATGTCCAGTGCCTCCGGCGCGGCGAGCTGCATCCGGGCGGCGAGCTCATAGGAGCGGATGCGGGCCTCCAGTCGATCGTCGCCGGGCCTGGTCGCCGCATGCCGACGGTTGAGCCTCTCCAGCACGCCGCGGCCTTCGGCCTCGCTCGCGGGGGTTACGAAATCGGCCCTCCGGTCGGGGAAGAGGTCGTGGATCGGCGTGGGCGACGAGGCGTCCAGGATCGTCCCCTGATGCTGCGCGGGCAGGAAT from Aquisphaera giovannonii includes these protein-coding regions:
- a CDS encoding DUF1501 domain-containing protein; translation: MRATNPAEATVTRSGLSRREWLWQSGGGLGGLALACLLNSEHARADASASSLPGLHHPPRARRVVQLFMAGAASHIDLFDFKPELVRRHGQPSDFGEPVETFQDGLGPWLRPIWPFRPYGDTGKLLADVVSDLGPVVDDIAWIHNMVGKTGVHSQGTLLQTTGFNRPGFPGMGAWVSYGLGSMNENLPAFVVLPDHRGLASNGTKNWDAAFLPAQHQGTILDASSPTPIHDLFPDRRADFVTPASEAEGRGVLERLNRRHAATRPGDDRLEARIRSYELAARMQLAAPEALDIRDEPRHILRMYGLEDGPRDWPAAINAPEETWHFGLKCLIARRLLERGVRFVQVWSGNDNGFPRRNWDSHEDVERDHGPLARGMARGAFALILDLKQRGLLEDTIVYWTTEFGRMPSSQGGRGRDHNPFAFTSWVCGGGVRPGACAGESDPWGYKPLDPSRRTEVYDLHATLLHLLGIDHERLTFRHDGIDRRLTDVHGRVLKDLLA